Proteins encoded together in one Impatiens glandulifera chromosome 1, dImpGla2.1, whole genome shotgun sequence window:
- the LOC124938791 gene encoding B3 domain-containing protein At3g25182-like, whose protein sequence is MKPPLHEIDDGIDENDETIRLVVSALLSLGGNPTDSQSITMPSPPKVKNKKRKLELSPFEKMMRKRKRASAAAAEIIDSKDAQLPTWMIGKIQEMGGSDVEIVFQRELYDSDVKKTNNRLSMPLSKIKNFLSEAERKWLDETTPTMEEKKRKNKKKRKRKLLNSLGVKMIDTNGNIVEEEMNVRKWTMGRNNETVIYNLVTGWNHLVKSNDLKEGMKVQLWSFRVLSQLWFALIRVE, encoded by the coding sequence ATGAAGCCTCCATTGCATGAGATTGATGATGGTATTGATGAAAACGATGAAACGATTCGTCTAGTTGTATCTGCACTTCTTTCACTTGGTGGAAATCCCACAGATAGTCAGAGCATCACAATGCCTTCGCCGCCCAAAGTGAAgaacaagaaaagaaaactCGAGTTGTCGCCGTTCGAAAAGATgatgaggaagaggaagagggcTAGTGCTGCAGCTGCGGAAATTATCGATAGTAAGGATGCCCAATTGCCGACTTGGATGATCGGTAAGATTCAAGAGATGGGAGGGTCGGATGTGGAAATCGTGTTTCAAAGAGAACTATATGATAGCGATGTTAAAAAAACTAACAATCGGTTATCAATGCCgctaagtaaaattaaaaacttcTTGTCAGAAGCGGAGCGAAAATGGTTGGATGAAACAACACCAACAATGGAGGAAAAAAAGaggaagaataagaagaagaggaagaggaagctTCTTAATAGTCTTGGGGTGAAGATGATTGATACTAATGGGAATATTGTGGAAGAAGAGATGAATGTAAGGAAGTGGACGATGGGACGCAACAACGAGACTGTTATATATAATCTTGTGACCGGTTGGAATCATTTGGTCAAAAGTAATGATCTCAAAGAAGGTATGAAAGTGCAACTCTGGAGTTTTCGTGT